Proteins from one Falco naumanni isolate bFalNau1 chromosome 10, bFalNau1.pat, whole genome shotgun sequence genomic window:
- the LOC121094621 gene encoding olfactory receptor 5AS1-like encodes MPEENRTALTEFVLLGFTDRLEVEIPLFGLFLLIYAITLVGNVGLVMLVQLNASLHTPMYYFLSNLSFLDLSCSSAIAPKMLVNLLAQQKTVSLVGCATQMFLFAAFTDAECLILAVMAYDRYMAICHPLLYTVAMSRRVCTSMVAGAYLSGGLTSLVHTSFTFTLSFCGSNVINHFFCDIPPLLEISCSNTHLNEVLLFTLCGFIQTSSFLTIAISYACILSTILRIHVAASRHKAFYTCASHLMSIGLFYGSLLFTYLRPSSSYTLDTDKVVSAFYTVVFPMLNPLIYSLRNKEVKDALRRTAERRVFSQ; translated from the coding sequence ATGCCTGAAGAAAACCGCACCGCACTGACCGAGTTCGTTCTCTTGGGTTTCACGGATCGCCTAGAGGTGGAGATACCCCTGTTTGGGCTCTTCCTACTCATCTACGCCATCACTTTGGTGGGGAATGTTGGTCTCGTCATGCTTGTCCAACTCAATGCCAGCCTTCATACCCCCATGTACTATTTCCTAAGCAATTTATCTTTCTTAGACCTTAGCTGTTCATCTGCCATTGCTCCCAAGATGCTGGTGAACCTCTTAGCACAGCAGAAGACGGTTTCTTTAGTTGGCTGTGCAACACAGATGTTTCTCTTTGCTGCCTTCACTGATGCAGAGTGCCTCATTTTGGCTGTGATGGCCTATGACCGCTACATGGCCATATGTCACCCTCTCCTCTACACCGTTGCCATGTCCCGCAGGGTCTGCACCTCCATGGTGGCTGGGGCTTATCTCAGTGGGGGTCTGACCTCACTGGTGCACACGTCTTTCACATTCACATTGTCGTTTTGTGGTTCCAACGTGATCAACCATTTCTTCTGTGATATTCCCCCGCTGCTAGAGATCTCCTGCTCCAACACACATCTCAATGAGGTTCTCCTCTTCACCCTGTGCGGCTTTATACAAACCAGTAGCTTCCTGACCATCGCCATCTCCTATGCCTGCATCCTCAGTACCATCCTGCGGATCCACGTGGCAGCTAGCAGGCACAAAGCCTTCTACACCTGCGCCTCCCATCTGATGTCCATCGGGTTATTCTACGGCTCCCTCCTCTTCACATATTTACGGCCCAGCTCCAGCTACACACTGGACACGGACAAAGTGGTCTCTGCATTTTATACTGTTGTCTTTCCCATGCTGAACCCCCTGATTTATAGCCTGCGGAACAAAGAGGTGAAGGATGCCTTAAGGCgaacagcagagagaagagtgTTTTCTCAGTGA
- the LOC121094620 gene encoding olfactory receptor 1019-like, with product MVRGNKTTVDEFILLGITDTWELQVILFVLLLLICVTSLVGNLGMIALIRFDSRLHTPMYYFLCHLSLVDLGNSSAVSPKMLVSFFDERKAISLAGCAAQMYFCGVCMITECYLLAAMAYDRYMAICNPLLYVAAMSQKVCVQLAVGSYVVAAVNEIVLVSSVFSLHFCGPNVINHFFCDIPPLLKLSCSSTTVNEHMLFTIGTLVALSTLVFIVVSYGYILTAVLRIRSSEGRHKAISTCAPQLTSVSVFYGTMIFMYLRPSSSYSLDQDKVVSVVYTMVIPMLNPLIYSLRNMEVKDALKKLLGKVLVSFRSQTGKEVPHYTK from the coding sequence ATGGTTAGAGGAAACAAGACAACTGTTGATGAGTTCATTCTCTTGGGAATCACAGATACTTGGGAGCTGCAGGTCATTCTCTTTGTCTTGCTCCTTCTTATCTGTGTCACCTCGTTGGTGGGGAATCTTGGCATGATTGCATTAATCAGGTTTGACTCACGACTCCACACCCCCATGTACTACTTCCTCTGCCACCTCTCTCTGGTAGACCTAGGTAATTCCTCAGCGGTTTCTCCCAAAATGCTAGTGAGCTTCTTTGATGAAAGGAAAGCCATCTCCCTGGCAGGGTGTGCAGCCCAGATGTACTTTTGTGGAGTCTGCATGATCACCGAGTGTTACCTGCTGGCTGCGATGGCCTATGACCGGTACATGGCCATCTGTAACCCTCTGCTCTACGTGGCTGCCATGTCTCAAAAGGTTTGTGTCCAGCTGGCTGTGGGATCCTATGTAGTAGCTGCTGTGAATGAAATAGTGCTTGTCAGCTCAGTGTTCAGTTTACACTTCTGTGGCCCTAATGTCATCAATCACTTCTTCTGTGACATTCCTCCGCTCCTGAAACTTTCCTGCTCCAGCACTACAGTCAACGAACATATGCTTTTCACCATTGGTACTTTGGTTGCGCTCAGCACTTTAGTATTCATTGTTGTCTCTTATGGTTATATCCTTACTGCTGTCCTGAGGATCCGCTCGTCAGAGGGCAGGCACAAAGCTATCTCCACCTGTGCCCCACAGTTGACATCAGTCTCAGTTTTTTACGGGACTATGATATTCATGTACCTCCGTCCCAGTTCTAGCTACTCCCTGGACCAGGACAAAGTGGTATCTGTTGTGTACACCATGGTGATCCCCATGCTGAACCCCCTCATCTACAGCCTGCGGAACATGGAGGTGAAGGATGCTCTCAAGAAACTCCTCGGAAAAGTTCTTGTTTCCTTTAGAAGTCAAACTGGTAAAGAGGTGCCACACTACACAAAATAA
- the LOC121094685 gene encoding LOW QUALITY PROTEIN: olfactory receptor 2G3-like (The sequence of the model RefSeq protein was modified relative to this genomic sequence to represent the inferred CDS: inserted 2 bases in 2 codons; substituted 1 base at 1 genomic stop codon), with translation MAGENQSVVTELIFQGFSSQPRTQSVLFIVFLGFYLFTVVGNITIITVIRADCQLQSPMYFFLAKLSFLDXCYISSNVPQMLVNFLAKKRTISFSGCAAQMYFSLAFGMTECVLLGVMXYDQYMAICHSLLYTTAMNRQGCIHKVMASWTSGLLSSMVINSLALQLPFCRPVVLNHYVCEVPVVLPLACADTALMELVIFVFSIPITFIPFLLIITFXARILSAIWKSQSARVQSKAFSTCGSHLLMVTIFYGTAICMYMNPKSRPPQDRDKVVAVFYTIVAPVLNPLIYSLRNQDMKHALRRAVNRLESLAV, from the exons ATGGCCGGGGAAAACCAAAGTGTAGTGACAGAATTAATCTTTCAAGGCTTTTCCTCCCAGCCAAGGACACAGAGTGTTCTTTTCATAGTGTTCCTGGGTTTTTATCTGTTCACAGTTGTTGGGAACATCACAATCATTACAGTGATCAGAGCTGATTGCCAGTTGCAGTCACCCATGTACTTTTTCCTTGCCAAGCTGTCCTTCTTAG ACTGCTACATCTCCAGCAATGTCCCCCAGATGCTGGTGAACTTCTTGGCCAAGAAGAGGACCATCTCCTTCTCTGGATGTGCTGCTCAGATGTATTTCTCTCTGGCTTTTGGCATGACAGAGTGTGTGCTGCTCGGGGTCA CCTACGATCAATACATGGCAATATGTCACTCCTTGCTCTACACCACTGCCATGAACAGGCAGGGTTGCATTCACAAGGTCATGGCTTCCTGGACCAGTGGCCTGCTGAGCTCCATGGTCATCAACAGCCTGGCCTTGCAGCTGCCCTTCTGCAGACCTGTTGTCTTGAACCATTACGTATGTGAAGTGCCAGTAGTGCTGCCCTTGGCCTGCGCCGACACAGCCCTCATGGAGCTGGTCATCTTCGTCTTCAGCATCCCCATCACCTTCATCCCTTTTCTTCTGATCATCACCTTCTAGGCCCGTATCCTTTCCGCCATCTGGAAGAGCCAATCTGCACGTGTGCAATCCAAGGCCTTCTCCACCTGCGGCTCCCACCTCCTGATGGTAACCATATTCTATGGGACAGCCATCTGCATGTACATGAACCCCAAGTCCAGGCCTCCGCAGGACAGGGACAAAGTGGTTGCAGTGTTTTACACCATTGTAGCCCCGGTGCTGAACCCCCTCATCTACAGCCTCAGGAACCAGGACATGAAGCATGCCCTGAGAAGGGCTGTGAATAGGCTCGAATCCCTGGCTGTTTAA
- the LOC121094793 gene encoding olfactory receptor 1019-like, which produces MVDENCTEVKWVTFLGLTEHPQLKLVLFMLFLGTYVLSLVGNISLIALISVSPQLHTPMYFFLCNLSFIDICYSSTISPKMLLDLPAKTKVISFVSCLTQFYFYTIFATAEIYLLAAMAYDRYVAISKPLLYKTVMSPCTCMSLVIGCYLAGTLNASVHTSAMLRLSFCGPLVINDFYCDGPPLFVVASTDTHLNVVLMFVFVGFNMTATTLLILTSYACIVVVVGRMGSAAGRLRACSTCASHLTAVILFYASAAFNYMQPSSASSLESKKIASIFYTIIVPTLNPMIYSLRNREVKHAFHSFIRRKIYF; this is translated from the coding sequence ATGGTCGATGAGAACTGCACCGAGGTGAAATGGGTCACCTTCTTGGGACTGACAGAGCACCCACAACTGAAGCTCGTCCTCTTCATGCTCTTCCTGGGCACCTACGTGCTGTCGTTGGTGGGGAACATCAGCCTGATCGCCCTGATCAGTGTCAGCCCCCAGCTTCACACCCCCATgtactttttcctttgtaactTGTCCTTCATAGACATTTGCTACTCCTCCACCATCAGCCCCAAAATGCTGCTGGACCTTCCAGCAAAAaccaaagtaatttcttttgttaGCTGCCTCACgcaattttatttctatactATTTTTGCTACAGCTGAGATTTACCTGCTGGCTGCTATGGCCTATGACCGGTATGTGGCCATCTCCAAGCCTCTGCTCTACAAGACTGTCATGTCTCCTTGCACCTGCATGAGCCTGGTCATTGGGTGCTACCTTGCAGGGACCCTGAATGCCAGCGTGCACACAAGCGCCATGCTCCGGCTGTCCTTCTGTGGTCCCCTGGTCATCAACGACTTCTACTGTGACGGGCCACCGCTGTTTGTCGTCGCCTCCACCGACACGCACCTCAATGTCGTTTTAATgtttgtgtttgtgggtttCAACATGACAGCCACCACCCTGCTCATCCTCACCTCCTATGCCTGcattgtggtggtggtgggcaggaTGGGCTCTGCTGCGGGCAGGCTCAGAGCCTGCTCCACCTGTGCCTCCCACCTGACAGCTGTCATCCTCTTCTATgcatctgctgcttttaattacaTGCAACCCAGTTCAGCAAGCTCCCTGGAGAGCAAGAAAATTGCATCCATCTTCTACACCATTATAGTCCCCACGCTGAACCCCATGATTTACAGCCTGAGAAACAGGGAGGTGAAGCATGCCTTTCACAGTTTCATCAGGAGGAAAATATACTTCTGA
- the LOC121094794 gene encoding olfactory receptor 1019-like yields MQKVNLSTVSEFVLVGLSGAPEVCFFLFVLFLIIYLVTMAGNIMILAAISTDTHLHNPMYFFLGSLSLLDLLCPTITVPKMLEALLLENKVISFTGCMLQLFFLIDVVGTEIFLLAVMAYDRYVAICHPLQYMNIMSMKLCAHLTIGTWVAGFFNSLLHTSLIFTLAFCDSNDIDQYYCDIPPMLALSCSPTYSRELVILTVAGVLGSSAFVVTLISYVYILLAVLCMNSSESRHKAFSTCGSHLTVVCLFYGTTICTYVRPSSTYSPQQDRIVSMLYGILTPLLNPTIYSLRNKEVKVAIRRVISQVRTALTRKEHLSGFGGLWNPRNCISTTVCD; encoded by the coding sequence ATGCAGAAGGTCAACCTATCAACAGTATCTGAATTTGTTCTTGTAGGCCTCTCTGGTGCTCCAgaagtctgtttttttctctttgtgctcTTTTTGATCATTTATTTGGTCACCATGGCAGGCAACATCATGATCCTTGCTGCCATTAGCACAGACACTCATCTGCACAACCCCATGTACTTCTTCCTTGGCAGCTTATCCTTACTGGATCTCTTATGTCCCACTATCACTGTGCCTAAGATGCTGGAGGCCTTGTTGCTTGAGAACAAGGTGATTTCATTCACTGGCTGCATGCTCCAGCTGTTTTTCCTCATTGATGTTGTAGGCacagagatttttctcttgGCTGTGATGGCATATGACCGTTATGTTGCAATATGTCACCCGTTGCAGTACATGAATATCATGAGTATGAAACTGTGCGCTCACCTAACCATTGGCACCTGGGTAGCAggattttttaattctctgttgCACACATCTTTGATTTTTACACTCGCTTTTTGTGATTCTAATGATATTGACCAATATTACTGTGATATTCCTCCTATGCTGGCCCTCTCCTGCTCACCTACCTACAGTAGGGAACTGGTAATTCTCACAGTTGCTGGGGTCCTTGGAAGCAGCGCCTTTGTGGTCACTCTGATCTCGTATGTCTATATCCTCTTGGCTGTCCTCTGCATGAACTCTTCTGAGAGCAGGCACAAAGCTTTCTCCACTTGCGGTTCTCACTTGACTGTAGTATGCCTTTTCTATGGGACAACCATTTGCACGTATGTACGGCCTTCCTCCACCTATTCACCTCAGCAGGATAGGATAGTCTCCATGCTCTATGGAATCCTCACTCCCCTGCTAAACCCCACAATCTACAGTCTGAGGAACAAAGAAGTTAAAGTTGCCATAAGAAGAGTGATCAGCCAGGTAAGAACTGCTTTAACAAGAAAAGAACATCTCTCTGGTTTTGGTGGCCTCTGGAACCCCAGAAATTGCATCAGCACCACAGTTTGTGATTGA
- the LOC121094739 gene encoding olfactory receptor 4D5-like: MAPGNFSHVTEFILLGLSDTRELQVLFFIFFFLAYIMVLLGNLLVFVTVRTDPKLSSPMYFLLCNLSFIDICYISVTSPRMMVDLLSQKKAIAFADCIAQLFFLHFLGASEMFLLTVMAYDRYAAICKPLHYTAIMSRPVCWTLVSACWAGGFLHSIVQTLLTIQLPFCGPNTIDSYFCDMPLVVRLACTDIYITEWLMASNSGLISLLCFLVLVISYTFILVRIRVHFTGGHWKALSTCASHVMVVTLFFVPCIFIYLRPFSTLPLDKHICVIYTVFSPVMNPLIYTLRNKEMKASMWKLWKRCRGS; this comes from the coding sequence ATGGCACCAGGAAACTTCTCCCATGTGACTGAATTCATCCTTCTGGGGCTTTCTGATACAAGGGAGTTGCAAGtcctcttcttcatcttcttcttcCTGGCCTACATCATGGTTCTGCTGGGGAACCTTCTTGTCTTTGTGACAGTCAGGACTGACCCCAAGCTGTCCTCACCCATGTACTTTCTCCTCTGCAATTTGTCCTTCATAGATATCTGCTACATTTCTGTCACCTCTCCCAGGATGATGGTGGACCTGCTCTCCCAGAAGAAGGCCATTGCATTTGCAGACTGTATAgctcagctgttttttctgcacTTTCTTGGGGCATCAGAGATGTTTCTCCTGACTGTGATGGCATATGATCGCTACGCTGCCATCTGCAAGCCCCTGCACTACACAGCCATCATGAGCCGGCCGGTGTGCTGGACCCTGGTGtctgcctgctgggctgggggcttccTCCACTCCATTGTCCAGACGCTGCTCACAATCCAGCTCCCCTTCTGTGGCCCTAACACAATCGACAGCTACTTCTGTGACATGCCTCTTGTCGTTCGGCTTGCCTGCACAGACATCTATATCACTGAGTGGCTCATGGCTTCCAACAGCGGCTTAATATCCCTGCTTTGCTTCCTGGTGCTGGTCATATCGTACACATTTATCCTTGTCAGAATCAGGGTCCACTTCACAGGGGGGCACTGGAAAGCACTCTCCACCTGTGCCTCGCATGTGATGGTTGTCACCCTCTTCTTTGTACCCTGCATTTTCATCTACCTCCGTCCCTTTTCTACCTTGCCCTTGGACAAGCACATCTGTGTGATCTACACTGTCTTCTCCCCGGTGATGAACCCCCTCATCTACACCCTGAGGAATAAGGAAATGAAGGCATCCATGTGGAAATTGTGGAAGCGCTGCAGAGGCTCCTGA